A part of Anolis sagrei isolate rAnoSag1 chromosome 3, rAnoSag1.mat, whole genome shotgun sequence genomic DNA contains:
- the CLN5 gene encoding bis(monoacylglycero)phosphate synthase CLN5 isoform X2 — MSDKDVLEVYRLQAPVWEFKVGDLFGRMKIMHDAVGFRSTLTGKNYTMEWYELFQLGNCTFPHIRPDLFAPFWCNQGAACFYEGIDDAHWKENGTLVQVTTISGAVFNEMAKWVKYDNDTGIYYETWAVKESPDKNARVWFESYECSKFVLRTYQKLAELGAIFKKIQTNYTTVTLFSGQPTYLGNETTIFGPRGNKTVAVAIRNFYSPFKPFRSVKEFFVNLLRIVDEVVLDHQFYLFYNLEYWFLPMKYPYMRIAYEEIPLPNSNTTKFGM, encoded by the exons ATGAGCGACAAGGATGTCTTGGAAGTTTATCGACTGCAGGCCCCTGTTTGGGAGTTCAAAGTGGGAGACCTCTTTGGACGTATG AAAATCATGCACGATGCTGTCGGTTTCAGGAGCACTTTAACAGGGAAAAACTACACGATGGAGTGGTATGAGCTCTTTCAGCTGGGAAACTGTACATTTCCGCATATACGGCCCGATCTGTTTGCGCCTTTTTGGTGCAACCAAGGAGCTGCCTGCTTCTATGAAGGAATAGATGATGCCCACTGGAAAGAGAATGGGACGTTGGTCCAGGTGACCACAATCTCAG GAGCTGTGTTTAATGAAATGGCGAAGTGGGTGAAATATGACAATGACACTGGCATTTACTATGAGACGTGGGCCGTCAAAGAGAGTCCAGACAAGAATGCCAGAGTTTGGTTTGAGTCGTACGAATGCTCCAAGTTTGTATTGCGGACATATCAAAAACTGGCTGAACTTGGAGCTATTTTCAAGAAGATACAAACTAACTATACCACCGTCACTCTCTTCAGTGGACAGCCCACTTATTTGGGAAATGAAACAACTATATTTGGACCACGTGGGAACAAAACAGTAGCTGTTGCAATTAGAAACTTCTATTCTCCATTCAAACCTTTTCGGTCAGTCAAAGAATTCTTCGTAAACCTCTTGAGAATAGTTGATGAGGTGGTTCTGGATCACCAGTTTTACCTCTTTTACAACCTCGAATATTGGTTTTTGCCCATGAAGTATCCTTACATGAGAATAGCCTATGAAGAAATCCCATTGCCTAATTCAAATACCACAAAGTTTGGCATGTAA
- the CLN5 gene encoding bis(monoacylglycero)phosphate synthase CLN5 isoform X1 yields the protein MASLWLLLVSVVIFPPPCSTWPVPYRRFDYRPKTDPYCQARYTFCPTGFPVPLMSDKDVLEVYRLQAPVWEFKVGDLFGRMKIMHDAVGFRSTLTGKNYTMEWYELFQLGNCTFPHIRPDLFAPFWCNQGAACFYEGIDDAHWKENGTLVQVTTISGAVFNEMAKWVKYDNDTGIYYETWAVKESPDKNARVWFESYECSKFVLRTYQKLAELGAIFKKIQTNYTTVTLFSGQPTYLGNETTIFGPRGNKTVAVAIRNFYSPFKPFRSVKEFFVNLLRIVDEVVLDHQFYLFYNLEYWFLPMKYPYMRIAYEEIPLPNSNTTKFGM from the exons ATGGCGTCTCTTTGGCTCTTGCTGGTCTCGGTGGTGATCTTCCCTCCTCCTTGCTCCACGTGGCCCGTGCCCTACAG GCGTTTTGATTACCGCCCTAAAACAGATCCTTACTGTCAAGCCCGATACACTTTCTGCCCAACTGGGTTTCCCGTCCCACTGATGAGCGACAAGGATGTCTTGGAAGTTTATCGACTGCAGGCCCCTGTTTGGGAGTTCAAAGTGGGAGACCTCTTTGGACGTATG AAAATCATGCACGATGCTGTCGGTTTCAGGAGCACTTTAACAGGGAAAAACTACACGATGGAGTGGTATGAGCTCTTTCAGCTGGGAAACTGTACATTTCCGCATATACGGCCCGATCTGTTTGCGCCTTTTTGGTGCAACCAAGGAGCTGCCTGCTTCTATGAAGGAATAGATGATGCCCACTGGAAAGAGAATGGGACGTTGGTCCAGGTGACCACAATCTCAG GAGCTGTGTTTAATGAAATGGCGAAGTGGGTGAAATATGACAATGACACTGGCATTTACTATGAGACGTGGGCCGTCAAAGAGAGTCCAGACAAGAATGCCAGAGTTTGGTTTGAGTCGTACGAATGCTCCAAGTTTGTATTGCGGACATATCAAAAACTGGCTGAACTTGGAGCTATTTTCAAGAAGATACAAACTAACTATACCACCGTCACTCTCTTCAGTGGACAGCCCACTTATTTGGGAAATGAAACAACTATATTTGGACCACGTGGGAACAAAACAGTAGCTGTTGCAATTAGAAACTTCTATTCTCCATTCAAACCTTTTCGGTCAGTCAAAGAATTCTTCGTAAACCTCTTGAGAATAGTTGATGAGGTGGTTCTGGATCACCAGTTTTACCTCTTTTACAACCTCGAATATTGGTTTTTGCCCATGAAGTATCCTTACATGAGAATAGCCTATGAAGAAATCCCATTGCCTAATTCAAATACCACAAAGTTTGGCATGTAA